Part of the Candidatus Zixiibacteriota bacterium genome is shown below.
AGCCCTTTATATTCAGAATTGGCTGGAAGCGGGCGACCATTTTCGAAATACCCAGATCATCGACAGCTCTGATCACTGCATCTATATTTTTATAAGCATCAATATTTTCTTCAGCCAGACCGGGCAGATAAGCGGTTTTGACCAGAATACCCCTCCTGGCCATACGTTCCTTTACGGCGTCTCCCCTGACTGATTTTTTTGCCTTAATTCGAGACATGGTTCGTCCCGCTCCATGAAGCGATGAACCGAAGGTTTCTGTATCGGCTGTATTGGTTCCGCAGAGAAGGGCTGACCCTGACTCCATTGATCCCCCCACAATAACCGGTTGCCCGGTAGATTTATATCCGGCGGGAATTCCCTGTCGTCCCGGCCCTAATGAACGGGTGGCACCTTTGCGATGGACCAGGACCTGTTCCTCCCGGCCATCAATAACATAAGTCTCCAGCTTGGCGATATTATGCGCGACATCATAAATTGTCTCGATTCCTAAATCTTTTTCTCCGATTCCGAATACTTCCCTGAATACCTTTCTGATACCATATACTATCAACTGCCGATTGACAAAAGCGGCATTGGCGGCGCAAGCCATAGCGCCGAAATACTGCTGCCCCTCGGACGAATCAATTGGTGCCGATACCAGTTCACGATCACGGACTTCCAACCCATATTTTTTTGAGCATTTATCGAAAACCTGGAGATAATCGGTGGCAATTTGATGGCCAAGACCACGGGAGCCGCAATGAATGGCAATAATGATTTGGTTATCCCGATCAATCCCGAAAACCTCGGCGATTTGCCGATTAAAAATTCCCTCCGGTCGAGCTACCTCTATTTCCAGATAGTGATTCCCCGAACCGAGAGTTCCCATCTGGTTTATTCCGCGGGAGACGGCCTTATCGGAGACAGATGATACATCGGCCTGAGTTATTCGACCATGATCTTCAATATGCTCGATATCATGCGGCGTGGCATAACCGCGCTCAAGACACCAGTCGGTGCCCGATTCCATTAAGGAATTCAATTCGACTCGATTAAGTCTAATAAAATTTTTCGAACCCATCCCCGAGGGAATAGTCTCATAAAGTCTATCAATAAGTTTTTCCTTGATCGGAATTATATCATCCAGAGTGAGATTCGTTCGGAGTAGACGCATACCGCAATTTATGTCAAAACCGATTCCGCCCGGAGAAATGATCCCGTCATTGACTCCAAAGGCGGCTACCCCTCCAATTGGGAAACCATAGCCGGCATGACCATCGGGCATGCAATAGGCATATTTCCTGATCCCCGGAAGACAGGCCACATTGGTTATTTGGTCTATAACTTTTTCATCGATTGTCCTGTACAATTCCGGTGAAGTCAGGATTCTTGCCGGGACTTTCATCCCCGCCTTATAATCCATAGGTATTTCTATGATATTGGGATTAATTCGTTTGAAATCCTCAGCTTTCATAGATCAAAAACCACCTCTCCCCGCCATTTTTCACCGGTTTTTGCTATATTAAATTTATGATATGTCACTGCTTTGACATCGATTTTTAAAATCTGCCTGACAGGGTCAATACTATCTCCGATAAGAGCGCCCTCCAGATGGAAACCATCCTTCCCTTCTATCTTTAATACGCAGTCAACCGGCAGAAAATTTTCAGCGTCTTTTAAATACAATATTTCCGCCAGCCAGCTGAAAAATAAATCCCCTATGGTTTCCGCGGTCAATTGCACAGGCAGATTTCGGGATGATTCCAGACTTGAGGGTTCCGCCATAATCTCAATTAAACCCAGAAGGGCGTCTCGAAACAATTCCACCACATCCCGACCAGTAACGACCAGACCGATGTCGGCGCTGGTATGAGTGTCGTTTATCTTGTACGGCATAATCTTATAATAAAAAACGCCGCCTGAAAACAAGCGGCGCAGATTCCGTCCAAAGCAATTTACTCGGCCTTTTCGATACATTCCACCGGACAAACGGCCACACACTGCGGGCCATCGTCCTGATCTTCACATTCGTTGCAGGTATCAGGATTGATGACAAAAATATCACCTTCACTGATTGATGAAGTCGGGCACTCAGGCAAACACAGACCGCATGCCGTGCATTCATCGGTAATTTTCATGGCCATAAATCAAAGACCTCCAAAAGAAATATATTAAAACAAAATGTATTACATGAATATAGAAACTTCGAATCGATTGTAAAGCCAAAAATCTCCCGATAAAATAATGATTTATATGGCCTAAAATATTCCCGGAATCCGCCACCACGACTTCTACTTGATTAACAGACCGGATCGTATTTCGGATCGACGACCGGAATCAAAACGGAAGAAATATAATCCGCTGGAAATCCCGCTCTTGCCCTGATCCGAGACATCCCAGATAAATCGATTAACATGTCCGTCCCCGATATGATCGGAATATA
Proteins encoded:
- a CDS encoding RtcB family protein yields the protein MKAEDFKRINPNIIEIPMDYKAGMKVPARILTSPELYRTIDEKVIDQITNVACLPGIRKYAYCMPDGHAGYGFPIGGVAAFGVNDGIISPGGIGFDINCGMRLLRTNLTLDDIIPIKEKLIDRLYETIPSGMGSKNFIRLNRVELNSLMESGTDWCLERGYATPHDIEHIEDHGRITQADVSSVSDKAVSRGINQMGTLGSGNHYLEIEVARPEGIFNRQIAEVFGIDRDNQIIIAIHCGSRGLGHQIATDYLQVFDKCSKKYGLEVRDRELVSAPIDSSEGQQYFGAMACAANAAFVNRQLIVYGIRKVFREVFGIGEKDLGIETIYDVAHNIAKLETYVIDGREEQVLVHRKGATRSLGPGRQGIPAGYKSTGQPVIVGGSMESGSALLCGTNTADTETFGSSLHGAGRTMSRIKAKKSVRGDAVKERMARRGILVKTAYLPGLAEENIDAYKNIDAVIRAVDDLGISKMVARFQPILNIKG
- a CDS encoding archease, which gives rise to MPYKINDTHTSADIGLVVTGRDVVELFRDALLGLIEIMAEPSSLESSRNLPVQLTAETIGDLFFSWLAEILYLKDAENFLPVDCVLKIEGKDGFHLEGALIGDSIDPVRQILKIDVKAVTYHKFNIAKTGEKWRGEVVFDL
- a CDS encoding 4Fe-4S binding protein, which gives rise to MAMKITDECTACGLCLPECPTSSISEGDIFVINPDTCNECEDQDDGPQCVAVCPVECIEKAE